CCGGCGGCAGCTTGATGGGTGACTTCCAAGCGTTACCGTTGGTGTTCGAGGGGGGGCTCAAGAGGTTGCTCGTGCGAGACGAGATGCCCGAGACGCCCCTCCCGCTGAAGAAGCTGTACCTGTTGAACGAGGACTACGCGCCAGCCCACGCGATAACACCGTTGTCGGCTTCCGAGGTGGTCCGTCGGCTGATTCGCCACACGCGGGTCATGCACGTGATGACGAGCCCCCCCGTGCTCGCGCACCACCTCGGGCAGTGCTCGGAGTTGGTGCGCTCCGTCCCTATCAGCGAGCTGCATCGCAAGGCGTCCTTCGCTGCTCTGCCGGCCCTGTTCGATCTAGTGGAGCGCGATCTCGAGGCCCTCGTCCCGAGGGGTGCCGTAGCGAGCGTGGAAGCCGCGGGCAATTAGGTGAGCGACCAACGTTCCGAGTTCGCGTTTCGCCGTGGGGCCTTCCGCGGCCTACCACGCGATGGCTCCGGCGCAAGGGCCTGCATCGAGGGTCCCTACACGGCGCGGCTAGAGACGGGGGAGGTTCGACGAGCGCCGGCCGGCAGGAGTCGTCGGGCGTCGTCCGCCACCGAGCACGCAGGCCCGCGCGGTGGGCGATCTCACGTCCGGTCGTCGGAAGGGTTCACATTCGCAAGGGCACCCGCGTGATCTGGTCTCTAGGAAAGATCTGGTCTCTAGGAAAAGGGAGGCCCCGGGTTCCCGCTCCGTTCGCTGCGACTTGACCCCCCCGTCGCCTACATGTTAACCGACCGACCATCCTTGGCGGCCCGCACTATGAGCGCCCTGCCGTACGGGCTCTCCCCCGCGTTCTTGGCCGTACTCGGGCTCGCGATCACGCTCCGCGTAGGGGTCGCCGTCGTCAGCGGTCCGGGCTGGTTCCCCATCGACACGTCGTTCTACCTCGAGCAAGGGCGTCAGATCGCAGCGGGCACCCCCCACGCATACCTCCCCAACGGGTTCCCGCTCTTGATCGCGGGCTTCTGGGCCGCGCTCAGCCCGCAGTACGTGCCAACGGCGGTCCTCTGGCTGAACGTGTGCGCGTCGATCGGGACGGTCGTGGTGGTCTACGCGATCGGGTGCCAGGTAGCCGATCGCTCGACGGGGGCCCTCTCAGCCCTCGTTGTGGCCGTCTACCCTAACCAGCTCAACTTCGCCCGGATGCTCATGTCGGAGGCGACCGCTACGTTCTTGCTGGTCTCGGCTCTGTACCTCCTCCTCCGTCACCGAGCCCTATGGTCTGGCCTCGTGCTCTCGCTCGCTGTTTTGGTCCGGACGTCCTTGCTGCCCGTGGTGCCGGCCCTCCTCGTGGTGATCCTCGCCTTCCGGCGGAGTCGGAGGGAGGCGGTGGCCTTCGTGCTCGGCGCCATGCTCGTAGCTGGGCTGCAGGCCGTGCTCCTCACGGCGGGCACGATTGTGCCACCCCAGAACGTGGCCTACAACGTGCTGCTCTCGATCGACACGGTCAGCTCTGACGGCGTCGACTTCACCCAAGCGTCTTTCCAGGCGCGATTCTCGGAAGAGGAGCAAGAGCGTCCGTTTACGACATACTTCCGATTCGCGGTCGAGAACCCCCGCGTCTTCCTCAAGCAGAGGCTCTCGGCGATGTGGGAGCTGTGGGGGCCCTGGCCGTCGTCGGGGGACCCCCGGCACCCCCGCCGCCCGTTGTCCCAACTCCTCATCGGCCTGCGCTTCCTGCTGATCGTACCGGCCACGTGGGCCCTCGCGCGCCACCGCCGAGAGGCGTGGGCGTGGGTCCTTGCGGCCCCCGTCCTGTTAGTCACCGTCGTACACGTCTCCTTCTTCTCCACGCCGCGGTTTACCCACGTGGTCGAGCCCGCGGCGGCGGTCTTGGCAGCGTCATTAGCCGTCGAACTGCTGGCGCGGTCAAGGTGGGGGCAGTCGCGGTGGGGGACACCGCTGAATCCCAATCCGCCCTGAGGTTGGGGGTCGCCCGGTTCTGGAGGCGATGCTCCAGTGAGCGAGGGGCCCGCGGGGTTGCCGGGTTTTGGTGGGGCCCCTCCCCCGCGAACGGCCGCCCCTCCCCCCGTCCGACTGAGCCCTAAGTCCGGTGCTATCCGCACGTATCCCTCCCTTGGCACGTATATTGACACGGCGTTGTCGGTCGCATCCAGTCGGGCTCCACCAGGGTTATGGAGCAAGGGTTATGGGGCATCGGTGCGAGGCAGGCCCTCCCCCGCTGGGCACGGACCTCCGGGAGTCTAGTGCATTCTATTGATTCGGTAACGAGCCCTCAACTGTGAAAGGACGTGCTATTGAAGTGATCGGGCGCCTGGAGTATGCCCGACTCGCACTCGGCTTCATCTGGGATTCCGCTCGTAGGTGGACCGTCCTCTGGTTCGCCTTACTCGTCGTCCAGGGGGTGATCCCGGCAGCGATCGTCTACCTCACGAAGTGGGTGGTGGACAGCGTGGCGTCCGTGGTGGGTGGGGGGGCTTCGTGGGAGGCCGTCGCACTCGTCCTCGTGCCTGCGGGGTTGATGGCCGGGCTCATGCTCCTGCAGCGCGTCCTCGGCGGGCTGAACGAGTGGGTGTCTACGGCCCAGGCCGAGATCGCAGGAGACCACATCAAGTCCCTCATCCATGAGAAGTCAGTAGCGGCAGATTTCGGGCTCTACGAATCGGCGGAGTACCACGACCAACTCGAGCAGGCCAACTCGCAGGCGAGCAGCCGCACGCTCCAACTCCTCAACAACGTCGGGGGGTTGCTCCAGGCCACCGTCACCTTCACCTCCATAGCGGTCCTGCTCCTGCAGTACAGCCTGTGGCTACCGCTCGTCTTGGTCGTCAGCACGCTCCCGGCCTTCCTCGTCGTCGTCTACCACAACAAGAAGTACCACGCGTGGTGGGAGGAGATGACGCCGACCCGTCGTCGGGCGCAGTACTATGACCTCATGCTCACCCGCGACATGACGGCGGCCGAGATCCGTGTGAACAACCTGGGCGGCCTCTTCCAGGAGGAGTACGGGGCGCTACGGAAGAGGCTGCGCGAGGATCGGCTCGTGCTCCTCCGCAAGCAGGTCCTCGGGAGGCTCCTCGCCGCGGCCATCGCGCTTTTGGTGACCGGGGCCACGATGGCGTGGATCGTGCTCCGCGCCCTGGAGGGGCAGGCCACGCTGGGGGACCTCGCCCTCTTCTACCAGGCGTTCAACCAGGGGCAGTCCCTCGTCGGATCCTTGCTGCAAGGCATGGGCGAGATCTACACGAACACGTTGTTCCTAGAGCACGTCTTCGCGTTCTTGCGCCGGCGCAAAGAGGTGGTGGACCCCGACGAGCCCGTGCCCTTCCCGCGCGTGCTCGAGAGCGGGGTCCGCTTCGAGGACGTCACCTTCACGTACCCCGGCAGCGAGCGGCCGGCCTTGCAGGACTTCAACCTCCACATCCCTGCGGGGAAGGTGGTGGCCATCGTGGGGGAGAACGGGGCCGGGAAGAGCACCTTTATCAAGCTGCTCTGCCGGTTCTATGACCCCGACACGGGGCGGGTGACCGTAGACGGTGTGGACATCCGGAGCTTCGCGCAGGCGGACCTCCGCCACCACATCTCCGTCATGTTCCAGTTCGCGATGAAGTACCAGATGACGGCGTCGGAGAACATCAGGATGGGCGACGTGAGCGCCCCATACGGGCGGGACGAACTCGAAGCTGCGTCGCGCAGCGCCGGCGCGCACGATTTCATCTCGGAGCTTCCCAAAGGCTACGACACGATCTTGGGACGGTGGTTCGCTACCGGCATGGAGATCAGCGGGGGGGAGTGGCAGCGGGTGGCGCTCGCTCGTGCGTTCTTGCGGCGCGCCCCCCTCATCATCCTCGATGAGCCCACCAGTTTTATGGACTCGTGGGCCGAGAACGACTGGCTCCGCCGGT
The Rhodothermales bacterium genome window above contains:
- a CDS encoding glycosyltransferase family 39 protein; the encoded protein is MSALPYGLSPAFLAVLGLAITLRVGVAVVSGPGWFPIDTSFYLEQGRQIAAGTPHAYLPNGFPLLIAGFWAALSPQYVPTAVLWLNVCASIGTVVVVYAIGCQVADRSTGALSALVVAVYPNQLNFARMLMSEATATFLLVSALYLLLRHRALWSGLVLSLAVLVRTSLLPVVPALLVVILAFRRSRREAVAFVLGAMLVAGLQAVLLTAGTIVPPQNVAYNVLLSIDTVSSDGVDFTQASFQARFSEEEQERPFTTYFRFAVENPRVFLKQRLSAMWELWGPWPSSGDPRHPRRPLSQLLIGLRFLLIVPATWALARHRREAWAWVLAAPVLLVTVVHVSFFSTPRFTHVVEPAAAVLAASLAVELLARSRWGQSRWGTPLNPNPP
- a CDS encoding ABC transporter ATP-binding protein, encoding MKGRAIEVIGRLEYARLALGFIWDSARRWTVLWFALLVVQGVIPAAIVYLTKWVVDSVASVVGGGASWEAVALVLVPAGLMAGLMLLQRVLGGLNEWVSTAQAEIAGDHIKSLIHEKSVAADFGLYESAEYHDQLEQANSQASSRTLQLLNNVGGLLQATVTFTSIAVLLLQYSLWLPLVLVVSTLPAFLVVVYHNKKYHAWWEEMTPTRRRAQYYDLMLTRDMTAAEIRVNNLGGLFQEEYGALRKRLREDRLVLLRKQVLGRLLAAAIALLVTGATMAWIVLRALEGQATLGDLALFYQAFNQGQSLVGSLLQGMGEIYTNTLFLEHVFAFLRRRKEVVDPDEPVPFPRVLESGVRFEDVTFTYPGSERPALQDFNLHIPAGKVVAIVGENGAGKSTFIKLLCRFYDPDTGRVTVDGVDIRSFAQADLRHHISVMFQFAMKYQMTASENIRMGDVSAPYGRDELEAASRSAGAHDFISELPKGYDTILGRWFATGMEISGGEWQRVALARAFLRRAPLIILDEPTSFMDSWAENDWLRRFRRIVEGQTALIITHRFSTAMQADIIHVMDDGNIIESGSHADLIVRGGHYATSWAAQMRQAGTQAAAGTQAAKVME